TTTGTGTAACTAATTAATGATACATGGGTATGTCGTATCTAATGAGCATAATCATCCCAtcgaggtgtgtttgtgtccacctgagaaagctctggtttggtctccaccaactctggagaaaaatatctgactctttaacaactaaatgctccactgtgttcacctgtgAGTCTCAAACCGTCTgtcagctgtttcctgctgaGCATGTCGTGTACAGTTGGTTAAAAAcacctgctgctggaaaccctgagactgaaccagactCTGCAAacagtcatttcatccattaatataaatgtatttattagtgGAGATTTAAAGtagtacacacaaaacaattcaCATCCAAGATTTTCCCATTtgcttttattccttttttcaAAAGTATAATTAATGTGAGAAACACAGATTGCAAAATTATATTGTACTACACTTGCATTTGTGTCAAAATCCAACATTTGATATTTGACTTATTTTTTACACTGATCAGACACTTCAAAGTACACTGTAAACCCCAATCCATCCACGacacaacattttcaacacattatTAGAGTTGCTGCGTTatgaatacaaaaatgttttgctttcttgacataaaactgcagcagttttctgtgtttttaccaACTTCTGATTTTCTAGTACACATAAATTAGTAAACATGAGTCGGAACTATGTCAAATCGAAAGGCTGAGTACACAaaattttttctttctttacataAAACTGCAGcaattttctgtgtttttaaccaacttcttattttcttgtacataaaatttaataaaaatgagtAGACAgctttttcagtatttagttTAAAGAGAGACAGTTTAGATTTTCCCCTTAAGAACCTTTAAAGTTcccacactgtaaaacacagcaaGACACATTTCGCAGTTTGCATTTTCTAACACATTATCAAAGCTATAAGAAACTTATACTGAGTGAAATGTGCAAACACAGGACCCCATGATTTGTGACAGTGAGCAACAGTGGGATACATGAAAAATCAAATAATTAGTCTACTTATTGCGATTGATAGGATTGATGATCAGAGGGGCGGAGTTTTTACCTCCATCATTAGGACAAGGACCAAAGTACAGGAAGAGTTTCTCAGTGAAGGAGCAGCCAGTAAAGGAGTAGATAAGAGCTGCAGCATCTACGTCATAAAAGGAGACCAGACCCTCCTCGTAATCCACAAACACCCCCACCTTCTGAGGCCGAGACTTCAGTGAGAGACGGACTGGAGGGTCACCAAGAGCTTTGTACTCATTTCCATTTCTCAAACATACAGTCCAGTAGCCATCCTCGGGGCTCGGTGAGATGTTCTCTTTCCTGTTAATCGACTCTCTGGCCACTCCTAAAGTCCATTTAGTTTTCCCTTCAACTTGAACCTCGTAGTAAAATCTGCCTGAAGAGAAACTCTGCTTTcctaaaacacagacacaattagaaaatctctgtgtgttgtctggGAGATTCTTCTTTACATCACAATGATTGACTTGTTTCCCATCATCAGACAGGATGAGGCTGGGATGTGCTGTATCAGGATCAAGAGTCACAATTATGGTATACTGTTGGATTCTCTTCAGCTCTGCTTCAAGCAGCTTCTTCATCTCTTTACTGAgtgtctcctccagctgagaCACAGCTCTCACCACAGTCCCCTCATATGATGGTGGAGGGACGCTGACCTCTGTCCAGTCCTTCGCTGTTGGAGCAGCTTGCAGGGACGGGAAGCTTTGGAGAAGATGGAGATGGTCGTCAGAGAGTGAGAGCTGCTCCACCTCAGTCCTGCTCTTCATCAGCTCGGAGATTTCCTGTTCCAGCTCTTTGATAAAGTCTTCAGCCTGTTTCTCTATCATACTCTGGTTCTCTTCAACTATATCAATGAGCTCGTTCATGCCTCTCTCAACAGACTTCATCAGAGTTGTGAAGATCCGAACACCTTCtgctatctctctgtctgcattttCCTTGCTGAAGTTGACCGACCGATTGATCTCCTGAATCTTCAGTCGTCTCTTCTGGATCATCTGCTGGATTTCAGCCTCTGTCTTCCCCAGCTCGGCCTTCTTTCCTTCATATTCTTCCTTCAGAGGAACAACATCATGCATCTTGTGGTCTAAAACAGGGCAGAGCATGCAGACACACGTCTGGTCGGTCTTACAGAACAGCTCCAGAGGTTTATCGTGCTTCGTACACATCCTGCCTTCCAGGTTCTCCACAGGGTCGATCAGCTGATGTCTTTTCAGGCGTGAAGCCGTCAGATGAGGCTCCAGGTGAGTCTCACAGTAGGAGACCAGACAGTCCAGGCAGGACTTCAGGGCCTTCAGTTTGGTTCCAGTGCAGACGTCACAGGGAACTTCTCCTGGTTTGGACGCTTGTCgatctgagctgctgctgctggctttctGTTGAGCTGACTGTCTGAACTGAGCGACCATGAAAGTGTTGACGTGCAGCTCAGGTCTTGTGATAAAAACCTCTTTACACATGGGACACAGGTACTGGTCGTTAGTATCCCAGTGTACAGTGATGCAGTTTTTGCAGAAGTTGTGTCCACATGGTGCGCTGACAGGATCAGTGAACACATCCAGACAGATGGAGCACAGAAACTGATCCTCAGACAGCAGATAGTTTGCATCAGCCATATCTACACTGAGAACAAAAGTGAAAGtgtgagtgagaaaaaaaacaacaaaaactttaACGCatgaaagttttatttattgtactgtgctgtttttgaaaaaaagtaatttaggATTATTTATATAGTCATATTTAACATAACTGGTGTGtcttatttacattatttatagtGTCAAGCCCCCCGCAACTTCATCTGTATTCCATCAAGATCTGtcatatttttgtgtctttacaCATGCCTCAAATCGATGCAAATTCTCATGAACAGATGTAGAGAAGTTCTCCTTCCCTGAAGAGTTAATATTTTCATCTATGTGACTAAcagttgtgtttgcatgtgtttacaGATGTTGGTATACAGATGTTGTCTAACTCCCTGCAGAGTGAGTCAATGTGATCACTGACTTTCCCCTCCCCCCGCAAGCTCTCTGTGCCTGCTGACAGTTTTAGAAAAGTCTGTTTCTTTAACAGAGACCTTTTTATTAGACATATAAAAACTTACGGGTCAAGCAAAAATGAACACAGTCCGCTTTTTATCTTTCCTTTATTGTTTCACTTGTACAAGTATAAAGTATGTATCTTGTAATGTGTTTCTCAAACTTGCCTCAGCATCATGTAGCAAAAGAAAGACTAAATTAAATTTCAACAAGAAATATGCCTGTTCCTCCTAAACTTTAAGTGCTGGGTAATTTGAATACACACTGGTGAAACCATGTCTGTCTTGCTGAGAGAAATGTCTCAGAAATCCAAACTTTTATGTGATTCCACAAGAACCAAGAGATgtgtaaatgcaaatgttttcatttatgaaCAAAACCGCCAAATTGTAGTACAATCACATATTAAAGGCTTTTTTCAGGACAACACATAGCAAGTGCAGCTGAAATTACCAATACACAAATCAAATAATGCAGAGAAACGCTCTATCAGGAAAAGACACTGTGCAACAAAGGCTAGTGGTGCATGAAGCTATAAAGAAAGGTACCTAGTTCACAATAATTAGCTGATTAGCAATACAGAATATTAATTTATGAACAATATTCTCCTAATGTTAATAACCACAGTTAAATATTGACCTTTCTCAttgatgacattttgacttttgacaGGTGGTGGTACAAAGGCCTTGGACAGGTACAAACTGGCTCACTGGTATCAGTATGACTTGCTGATAGTTAAAAGGAATGAAGCCATCATTGATGCCCAacacctgtgattttctttctatgacaagtcaaaatgtctgctggaacataaatgataataacaaatCATGCCATGAAGTTACAATGATTCATTCAAAATTGACACAGACCCTAAGTGTGCCAACAGGTTGGCCAAAAATGTCCTGAATatcttctctgcctcttgtGCTGTTGGTCCGGCTAAGAATCTTCTTCTTTTAGCTTGGGAAGGGGAAGTCTTTCAACACAGAAGGCTAATTTCAAAGTGAAGTCACGGGACATTGGATGGATTTCGTCAAGTTGAGTATGAAATCATCAAACCCATGACTTGATCTTGAGTCCAAGTTATGTGCCAATAGTCCACACCCATGTTTGCTATCTTACATAATACTGAATATTTTTATAGACAATAAATGTATTAGTCTACTTAGTGTGATTGACACAAGAGATTATTAGAGGGGCAGAGTTTTTACCATCATCATTAAGCCCAGGGTTGAAGTATGGGAAGAGTTTCTCAGTGAAGGAGCAGCCAGTAAAGGAGTAGATAAGAGCTGCAGCATCTACATCATAGAACGAGACCAGACCCTCCTCATAATCCACAAACACCCCCACCTTCTGAGGCCAAGActtcagagagagacggacatcAGGGTCATCAAGAGCTTTGTACTCATTTCCATTTCTTAACCATATAGACCAGAAACCATCCTCAGGGCTCAGTGTGATTAGTCCCTTCCTGTTGATCGACTCTCTGGCCACTCCTAAATTCCAATCAGTGTTTCCTGTAACTTGAACCTCGTAGTAAAACCTGCCTGAAGAGAAACTCTGCTTTcctaaaacacagacacaatgagaaAATCTCTCTGGGTTGTTCGGAAGCGTCTTCATAACATCACCATGTTTCACTCGTTTGTCTTCATCAGACAGGATGAGTTCAGGATGTGCTGTATCAGGATCAAGAGTCACATCCTCTGCATACTGCTGGACCCTCTTCAGCTCTGCTTCAAGCAGCTTCTTCATCTCTTTACTGAgtgtctcctccagctgagaCACAGCTCTCACCACAGTCCCCTCATATGATGGTGGAGGGATGCTGACCTCTGTCCAGTCCTTCGCTGTTGGAGCAGCTTGCAGGGACGGGAAGCTTTGGAGAAGATGGAGATGGTCGTCAGAGAGTGAGAGCTGCTCCACCTCAGTCCTGCTCTTCATCAGCTCGGAGATTTCCTGTTCCAGCTCTTTGATAAAGTCTTCAGCCTGTTTCTCTATCATACTCTGGTTCTCTTCAACTATATCAATGAGCTCGTTCATGCCTCTCTCAACAGACTTCATCAGAGTTGTGAAGATCCGAACACCTTCTGCTATCCCTCTGTCTGCATTTTCCTTGCTGAAGTTGACCGACCGATTGATCTCCTGAATCTTCAGTCGTCTCTTCTGGATCATCTGCTGAATTTCAGCCTCTGTCTTCCCCAGCTCGGCCTTCTTTCCTTCATATTCTTCCTTCAGAGGAACAAACTCATGCATCTTGTGGTCTAAAACAGGGCAGAGCATGCAGACACACGTCTGGTCGGTCTTACAGAACAGCTCCAGAGGTTTATCGTGCTTCGTACACATCCTGCCTTCCAGGTTCTCCACAGGGTCGATCAGCTGATGTCTTTTCAGGCGTGAAGCCGTCAGATGAGGCTCCAGGTGAGTCTCACAGTAGGAGACCAGACAGTCCAGGCAGGACTTCAGGGCCTTCAGTTTGGTTCCAGTGCAGACGTCACAGGGAACTTCTCCTGGTTTGGACGCTTGtcgctctgagctgctgctgctggctttctGTTGAGCTGACTGTCTGAACTGAGCGACCATCTCAGAGATGAAAGTGTTGACGTGCAGCTCAGGTCTTGTGTTGAAACGCTTTTTACACATGGGACACAGGTACTGGTCGTTAGTATCCCAGTGTACAGTGATGCAGTTTTTGCAGAAGTTGTGTCCACATGGTGTGCTGACAGGATCAGTGAACACATCCAGACAGATGGAGCACAGAAACTGATCCTCAGACAGCAGACTGCTAGCACAAGCCATATCTACACACTGAGAACaaagtgaaagtgtgaaaagacaacatttttattgcagaataaaatgttgaaaaatgaatacTAACTTCATTATCAAATAATTTCATTAGCCTACTAGCTAgggcagtaaaataaaaaaaagtgctttttaCTCTTTGAACACAGTAATTATTGAGCAATTAAATTGTATAAGGCTGTAAAATTGAGCAATACTCTTTTTCTACTGTGCAAACAAAGGTATGCAGGAAGCAAACTGGTGGTTGGCTTGTTTGGTTTTTGGTCACAGCagtaaaaacagttaaaaacaaGGCTGCACCCCAGACAGTACAATCTTCATATCAATCTGGCTAATAAAACAGTACACACAATGACCCATAAGCCCTTTGATAACCTTGCTGTTATGATTGTATTTGGTGATATCAGGCCAAGAAATCATAATTTACCGAGCTGGGACAATCTTAACAGCTCTCGTCTTGTCTATAAGATTCGGCATGACCTGCAAAAGGCAACCCAGTATATCTTCTTTTGTTTCGCTGTAACACCACTTATGCAGCCCTTAATTACACTTCCTCATAATTCACAATCTGTTACCACATTTATTCCCAgacttcttgttttcttctccaacatttacattattgaaataaaaaatatggaaGTTTCTGAgtagaggaaagaaagaaaagagagttgttgttactgttgttgttagAACAGTAATGATTATCAGCTTTACTTACCAGTGTTGACTCTGGTCTGTTGCTGAGAGAGTCTtgataaactttattttttcagacagaaaaagagacagtcTTACTTGCAGCTCTGCTTTTGCTCTGACAAACTTACAGTTTCATTTTAGGATCGTGACGTTTCTAGTGTTGCCTTGCCTTTGGTTTCTTTGGCCATGACTCATAAATTAATCTTGTggccaaaacacagaaacagaaagtgagTCATTTCTCAGCATGTTCTTGTGATCATTAAAGACACGATGtgtgatttaaatgtaaaaaataaagatttcataCTACTTGATTTGAACCTGCTATCAGGTTTTTCTTGAGGGACAAACTAACAACTAAATATGTTATTTATGTGACAAAACAATTCCAACTTGCATTATCTCACTAGATTTTTCCAGAGCTGATGGACTCACATGTCAACAGATCCAGCCCCTTAAACTGGGCGAACTCCATCTGCGGACAAGGATAGAGTGAGAGGATAAAGTCTCGATAAAAAAGCTTGTCAGTGAACTTTGTGTgtggattgttttgtcaaactagtATTTCCAAGATCAAAAATTAGTTTTCTCTTGCTGAGTGTTCTTCTGTGGGTTGCTTCCCCATCAGACTTTCTCCCAAactgatgaacacaaacaactcTGTGGCTTAGAAAGTGACTATCGGCCCTACATTAGGTTCAAGACTTAACTTTTATATCAGCTATTATAGCATGATACAATATTTTACTAATATTTACTAATGTATTAATTGCATGTAGTGCAAAATATTTGTCAGTGTCAGGCGTTGCGGTGATgatgtttgaccccctcccctctggcaggaggctgcggtccatcaggaccaaaacctcccgccacaaaaacagtttcttcccctctgcagtcaacctgacgtacacggccaaagtcttgcactgacccccccaccccccccccacacacacacaaacactagttatacgttatattaaccTACACcaccctgtcccccctgcgttacattgacgcacgcaccccctactggtcaatactggacactttacatggacactttattttggtcactgcactgtttgttatttatcttatcttattcttttatcttttaccgttatatttttacatgcttgttgtcagtcagattatatgttatatgttaaaaaaaaacccaaagtgtagcaccatcagaccacggcaaattccttgtaatgtatgttacttggtaATAAATagttttctgattctgattctgatgcctTTATTCTGAAGGAGTCACACCTGAAGTGTTAGGTGTGTTGCTTCCGGTGGGTTGGTTAGCTTGACGTTAGCTTGTGTGCAGGCAGAGGGAGGCTTCTGCCGGATTCAGGGAACAAAAATGGACAGCCAAGGGAGAAAAGTCGTGGTTTGTGACAATGGAACCGGGGTAAGTTTGAGAACAGGCGGCGCTGTTGAATCTCACCCCGTGTCGCTCTCGGTACTCCGGCGGTGCAGTTTGATAAGAAAATGGAGACaactggaaacaggaagtaacaGCGCTAACAGGCTAAAGCGTTAGCTTGTCTGGGTGGGTTGTGTTAGGaatgtgtctgtcagctggaTTCACCTCATTCATCTGCAGCAGGGCCACAGATGACATTCACCGGGAGATTTTTGCCCAGCCCCTGTTTATGTTTAGCGTTATCACACTCTCGTGTAGCCAAGAAAGTCTCTGACAAAGAGACTTGTTGGACCGTGTAGCTAACTCAGATTGGTTAGTAACTTTGACAGTGTAACGGTATGCACTGACAGTTAGCTTCTGCACAGTTAGACCGGACCAAATAAAATCCGCCTATTCAAGTGAACACACCGCATTGAAACACCATTTCTGAGTAGTCTAATTTTTTAGGTCATGACGCAAACTAAACAGACTTTCGAACCTGTGGTGGTAGCGTTACATTCCCAGGTAACGTTAGCCACGTTAGCTAGCTTCGTGTTAGCTTTGTTTATGAAATATTCATAGTTTGAAGCAAAACCACCAGACACAAGCTGAAGGACGAGTTAGAGTTAAACAGATTGATCATTTTCCCACATCGGAGTCACCATTTTCCGTGCTTCCTTTATTTTTTCAGCTAATTAGGTTAACGTTAGCTCAGCAGCCAATTCAAACGGCCCCGCCCTCGTTAAAAAGGGCAGCAGTCACCTCACCCCTCTCAGCAGGGCAGCATCTGATCACACACATACCATACAGTTGCAAGCATGTCTTTAACGTGTCGTAAATGCTTATGGTCTGGTACATTTAGATGTgtaaaatgaattcaaacaaatCGCCCAGTAAAAGTGAAGTAAACCAGTGCGCATGCGTGAGACATTGGTTGCGGAAGTTGAGACAGTTCTTCCATGTAAGGAAACTTGTCagatctgctgcagctctcacCAGACTGAACACATCCCCGGTCTGAGTGGACATTTATACAGCTCTATGGATCATGTTGTACCTTTAATGCATATAATGACACATCTGATTAattttcaggggaaaaaaacattacacaactgGGCTAAAATACTGACTGCCATCTCCTTTTAATAACAtgcactgatttatttattacctTATTAAGCTTGCAGGCATTGGCCAGATGTAACTGAttccacattaaatacagtgttCTGTTCTGCTGAGCTCATTTGCTCAACTGGAGACAAAAATAAACGCTGCAGGGAGCTATGTTGTTTGATAGGCTGGGTTTGGTTCGTGAGGAAAAGATGGAGCCATGTACAAGGCATCAATTCATAAACCTTCGAAACAATATGATTCAATTATTTACGAGCCTTATAGGGATGTTCACCATTTATAGTCAAGAATTGATGTTTAGTTTCAGCCTCATATAACCTTGAACATGGAAGAATGATCTTAAGTAGCTGCACAAAGAGAGAGTTCACTGCTTTTAAATTTGGGACTAAAACGTTCACTAGTCTGGGATTGGTGTTCAGTGTTGGCAAATACCCTGACTTTCTGTATCGAAATCGATACTGTGGAAGAAACAGTTGAAGAGTTTCATCCCTATTGAGTGTGTTCTTTACCATGTTTTCAAgtgttttcccttcttttcttctttcaatcCCGTCCTAGTTTGTGAAGTGCGGCTATGCAGGCTCCAACTTCCCCGAACACATTTTTCCAGCGCTGGTTGGCCGGCCAATCATCCGCTCCACAGCTAAAGTTGGCAACATTGAAATCAAGGTAATGTTGCCTGCCTGagtctgttttcattcatggtGCGTTTCTCACAGTGCAGCTCCACCTTGTAACCACACGTACTTCTCTGGATGTATCAGGACGGCCGGTGGAAAGTAGAAAAAAATGATATATCAGAGACTGTTGGCCATGTTATATGGAGTCCTAAGATTTAGCAAGTTTAGATCTTaaccaaacactgcagcagctaaTTTCGATGATTTACTTCTCTTTAGTCAGACAGGAGGGAAATAATTTGATAAATCAgcttctgaaatgaaaacaaaaagtggcTGTGAGCTCCTGTTAGAGAGGAACTTCAGGCAAACATAGTGAAGAAAAGCGGCAGGTAAAGAGTTAACGTCCGCTGGTCCAAAGTATTTCTCTCAGTCTGCTGAACTGTTGACCTTCGACCTCGCGCAGGACCTGATGGTGGGGGATGAGGCCAGCGAGCTGCGCTCCATGTTGGAGGTGAACTACCCCATGGAGAACGGCATCGTCAGGAACTGGGACGACATGAAGCACCTGTGGGACTACACCTTCGGCCCTGAGAAACTCAACATCAACTCGCGGGACTGCAAGATCCTTTTGACCGAGCCGCCCATGAACCCCACcaagaacagagaaaagattATAGAGGTGGGCTGTGGCAGAATCAAATGCAGCATTCCAGATGTTTAATTTTGTCCTGAGAGTCTGGGGCAGCGTGTCCCTAACTGTAAGGACAGGGATCCTAATTCATTATAAAACTACCCATGAATATCACAAAGACATAAATCT
The sequence above is a segment of the Enoplosus armatus isolate fEnoArm2 chromosome 2, fEnoArm2.hap1, whole genome shotgun sequence genome. Coding sequences within it:
- the LOC139290499 gene encoding E3 ubiquitin-protein ligase TRIM39-like isoform X2; amino-acid sequence: MADANYLLSEDQFLCSICLDVFTDPVSAPCGHNFCKNCITVHWDTNDQYLCPMCKEVFITRPELHVNTFMVAQFRQSAQQKASSSSSDRQASKPGEVPCDVCTGTKLKALKSCLDCLVSYCETHLEPHLTASRLKRHQLIDPVENLEGRMCTKHDKPLELFCKTDQTCVCMLCPVLDHKMHDVVPLKEEYEGKKAELGKTEAEIQQMIQKRRLKIQEINRMIEKQAEDFIKELEQEISELMKSRTEVEQLSLSDDHLHLLQSFPSLQAAPTAKDWTEVSVPPPSYEGTVVRAVSQLEETLSKEMKKLLEAELKRIQQYTIIVTLDPDTAHPSLILSDDGKQVNHCDVKKNLPDNTQRFSNCVCVLGKQSFSSGRFYYEVQVEGKTKWTLGVARESINRKENISPSPEDGYWTVCLRNGNEYKALGDPPVRLSLKSRPQKVGVFVDYEEGLVSFYDVDAAALIYSFTGCSFTEKLFLYFGPCPNDGGKNSAPLIINPINRNK
- the LOC139290499 gene encoding E3 ubiquitin-protein ligase TRIM39-like isoform X1 is translated as MADANYLLSEDQFLCSICLDVFTDPVSAPCGHNFCKNCITVHWDTNDQYLCPMCKEVFITRPELHVNTFMVAQFRQSAQQKASSSSSDRQASKPGEVPCDVCTGTKLKALKSCLDCLVSYCETHLEPHLTASRLKRHQLIDPVENLEGRMCTKHDKPLELFCKTDQTCVCMLCPVLDHKMHDVVPLKEEYEGKKAELGKTEAEIQQMIQKRRLKIQEINRSVNFSKENADREIAEGVRIFTTLMKSVERGMNELIDIVEENQSMIEKQAEDFIKELEQEISELMKSRTEVEQLSLSDDHLHLLQSFPSLQAAPTAKDWTEVSVPPPSYEGTVVRAVSQLEETLSKEMKKLLEAELKRIQQYTIIVTLDPDTAHPSLILSDDGKQVNHCDVKKNLPDNTQRFSNCVCVLGKQSFSSGRFYYEVQVEGKTKWTLGVARESINRKENISPSPEDGYWTVCLRNGNEYKALGDPPVRLSLKSRPQKVGVFVDYEEGLVSFYDVDAAALIYSFTGCSFTEKLFLYFGPCPNDGGKNSAPLIINPINRNK
- the LOC139291335 gene encoding E3 ubiquitin-protein ligase TRIM39-like isoform X4 → MACASSLLSEDQFLCSICLDVFTDPVSTPCGHNFCKNCITVHWDTNDQYLCPMCKKRFNTRPELHVNTFISEMVAQFRQSAQQKASSSSSERQASKPGEVPCDVCTGTKLKALKSCLDCLVSYCETHLEPHLTASRLKRHQLIDPVENLEGRMCTKHDKPLELFCKTDQTCVCMLCPVLDHKMHEFVPLKEEYEGKKAELGKTEAEIQQMIQKRRLKIQEINRSVNFSKENADRGIAEGVRIFTTLMKSVERGMNELIDIVEENQSMIEKQAEDFIKELEQEISELMKSRTEVEQLSLSDDHLHLLQSFPSLQAAPTAKDWTEVSIPPPSYEGTVVRAVSQLEETLSKEMKKLLEAELKRVQQYAEDVTLDPDTAHPELILSDEDKRVKHGDVMKTLPNNPERFSHCVCVLGKQSFSSGRFYYEVQVTGNTDWNLGVARESINRKGLITLSPEDGFWSIWLRNGNEYKALDDPDVRLSLKSWPQKVGVFVDYEEGLVSFYDVDAAALIYSFTGCSFTEKLFPYFNPGLNDDGKNSAPLIISCVNHTK
- the LOC139291335 gene encoding nuclear factor 7, brain-like isoform X2; translated protein: MACASSLLSEDQFLCSICLDVFTDPVSTPCGHNFCKNCITVHWDTNDQYLCPMCKKRFNTRPELHVNTFISEMVAHSSERQASKPGEVPCDVCTGTKLKALKSCLDCLVSYCETHLEPHLTASRLKRHQLIDPVENLEGRMCTKHDKPLELFCKTDQTCVCMLCPVLDHKMHEFVPLKEEYEGKKAELGKTEAEIQQMIQKRRLKIQEINRSVNFSKENADRGIAEGVRIFTTLMKSVERGMNELIDIVEENQSMIEKQAEDFIKELEQEISELMKSRTEVEQLSLSDDHLHLLQSFPSLQAAPTAKDWTEVSIPPPSYEGTVVRAVSQLEETLSKEMKKLLEAELKRVQQYAEDVTLDPDTAHPELILSDEDKRVKHGDVMKTLPNNPERFSHCVCVLGKQSFSSGRFYYEVQVTGNTDWNLGVARESINRKGLITLSPEDGFWSIWLRNGNEYKALDDPDVRLSLKSWPQKVGVFVDYEEGLVSFYDVDAAALIYSFTGCSFTEKLFPYFNPGLNDDGKNSAPLIISCVNHTK
- the LOC139291335 gene encoding nuclear factor 7, ovary-like isoform X3, giving the protein MACASSLLSEDQFLCSICLDVFTDPVSTPCGHNFCKNCITVHWDTNDQYLCPMCKKRFNTRPELHVNTFISEMVAQFRQSAQQKASSSSSERQASKPGEVPCDVCTGTKLKALKSCLDCLVSYCETHLEPHLTASRLKRHQLIDPVENLEGRMCTKHDKPLELFCKTDQTCVCMLCPVLDHKMHEFVPLKEEYEGKKAELGKTEAEIQQMIQKRRLKIQEINRMIEKQAEDFIKELEQEISELMKSRTEVEQLSLSDDHLHLLQSFPSLQAAPTAKDWTEVSIPPPSYEGTVVRAVSQLEETLSKEMKKLLEAELKRVQQYAEDVTLDPDTAHPELILSDEDKRVKHGDVMKTLPNNPERFSHCVCVLGKQSFSSGRFYYEVQVTGNTDWNLGVARESINRKGLITLSPEDGFWSIWLRNGNEYKALDDPDVRLSLKSWPQKVGVFVDYEEGLVSFYDVDAAALIYSFTGCSFTEKLFPYFNPGLNDDGKNSAPLIISCVNHTK
- the LOC139291335 gene encoding E3 ubiquitin-protein ligase TRIM21-like isoform X1, with protein sequence MSSVALLSLLSEDQFLCSICLDVFTDPVSTPCGHNFCKNCITVHWDTNDQYLCPMCKKRFNTRPELHVNTFISEMVAQFRQSAQQKASSSSSERQASKPGEVPCDVCTGTKLKALKSCLDCLVSYCETHLEPHLTASRLKRHQLIDPVENLEGRMCTKHDKPLELFCKTDQTCVCMLCPVLDHKMHEFVPLKEEYEGKKAELGKTEAEIQQMIQKRRLKIQEINRSVNFSKENADRGIAEGVRIFTTLMKSVERGMNELIDIVEENQSMIEKQAEDFIKELEQEISELMKSRTEVEQLSLSDDHLHLLQSFPSLQAAPTAKDWTEVSIPPPSYEGTVVRAVSQLEETLSKEMKKLLEAELKRVQQYAEDVTLDPDTAHPELILSDEDKRVKHGDVMKTLPNNPERFSHCVCVLGKQSFSSGRFYYEVQVTGNTDWNLGVARESINRKGLITLSPEDGFWSIWLRNGNEYKALDDPDVRLSLKSWPQKVGVFVDYEEGLVSFYDVDAAALIYSFTGCSFTEKLFPYFNPGLNDDGKNSAPLIISCVNHTK